A segment of the Xenopus tropicalis strain Nigerian chromosome 6, UCB_Xtro_10.0, whole genome shotgun sequence genome:
GGGAcgcgcagcttggccaactcactaaccattgggcactgggacacgcagcttggccaactcactaaccattgccCTCACTATGCTGCCTACAGAGGTGTTAGGGTGCCCAATGGTCTGCTTGCACCGGAACTGCCACAGGAAATACTTAAAGACCGACACAATGATGTGGTCAGCACTGTAGGTGGAGTTATCTAGCGTTCTATAGGCCAGGTGAGCATATCCGGCCAGTTTCAGAGAAGGAAACTGTGACTCTGTTGCTAGGGAACACCTGACCACTTTTGACACTGGGCAGTGAACCAAAAAATGGCATTGAGTTTCCTCAACAGCACATTCCCAGGGGCACACCCTGTCCTGCCGAGAGAGGTGCCGGTAATTACCCCGCACCTTCAGTTTCCCATGCAGAGACAGCTACTGAACATCAAACAGTTTGGGGGGTAATGAATTGCTGTTTAAGTGACGAAGTGAGGGATGGATTTCTATATGTCTCCCCCTGACCCACAGTCTTCCATTCAGGAATTCTACAACCAGGAGTTCTACAGAATATGTGTGTTCCTTTTACTACTGGAAATCAGCAACAAGCCACCGTGCCATGCAGGccccaactggcaatctgtgggttcaggcaaatgccagaggggctgctgtaagatgccatagtcactcactatttattgggctgctggggggctgtgtgcttgaaatgccagggcctattttccgtttttagtttcttttcatttttccaaCTGAAATTTTTCCTGCACAGTCTCCATGCTGGCCCTCATAAGAGACATGAACCTTTTTCCTATATGATCCTGTGTGAATTTTGGTTTTGTACGCTCGTTGCACGTGCCCCTTCCTGCCCAGGACGAACCCCCTGCTACGCCCCATGGTATTTATACAGGTAACAAATATAGGAAAATTGTCAGGTCTGCCTCATCATTGCATCATTAAGGCCCCAACTAAAGTTTTAAAGGCCACCCTAACCTATTTAACAGAATTCTTTAGTGCTTCTGCCTTTGTACCCATTGGAAGCATATAAACATTTTCACAAAGCACAATTTAGAAGAATGGGCCCCACTGTTTCCTTATACCCTATATAGACATATACCATGAAACTTGgccaacatagggattcccctgtactaagcacaattcagcaggaacagccccctaagtttgctcatagcctgtacagagagataccataaaactatggctgcatagggattcccctgtactaagcacaattcagcaggaacagcctcctaagtttgctcatagcctgtacatagagataccataaaactatggcagcatagggattcccctgtactaagcacaattcagcaggaacagccccctaagtttgctcatagcctgtacagagagataccataaaactatggctgcatagggattcccctgtactaagcacaattcagcaggaactgccccctaagtttgctcatagcctgtacagagagacaccataaaactatggctgcatagggattcccctgtactaagcacaattcagcaggaactgccccctaagtttgctcatagcctatacagagagataccataaaactatggcagcatagggattcccctgtactaagcacaattcagcaggaactgccccctaagtttgctcatagcctatacagagagataccataaaactatggcagcatagggatcccctgtactaagcacaattcagcaggaacagccccctaagtttgctcatagcctgtacaaagagataccataaaactatggcagcatagggattcccctgtactaagcacaattcagcaggaacagcccgctAAGGTTAGTTTGGTTAAATATTAATGAGTTTATTTATTATTCCTTTATATTTCAGGTAAAAGTGAACTGATTTCGGGAGAACCCATACTAAACACAGTTCCAGTCAATGAAGTGATCAGAAAACAAAAGTCCTTTGAAGAGCAGATGCCAGTGAAAGACGTAATGCTGGAAGTGCTGGACAAGAGTTACCTGAAAGAGAGCGACGGCTCGTGGCACACACACCTAAACATTCACCGCATGGTGCAGCTGGACTGCCAGTTTGGGATACAAAATGGCAGTGGGGACAAGGTGAAAGAGATGAACTTTGAAAATAAGAGGCCGGTGTTTAATCGCATGGTGAGCTGCGACACGCTGTGCTCCAATCAGAAAGAGCGGCGCTCCCTGGAGAGAAATGGTCGAAGCTCTTCGGTAGATAGCCCACATGGCAGCTCCTACAAATGCTCCCTGCAACACGCAATCCCAGCATCCTGGGCAAGCTTAAAGCTTTCCTCTCCCACCGATAAACTCACGTACTATCCTTTCCCCCAGAAGAAAAACCCCCGGATATCCGAAACTGCcagaaaactcggcttatatgtAACGCATTAAAGCAAATATTGGCACTGGCAGCCAGAAGGTTAATGTGACCTACGTGCCTGCCCCACCTTTCTACTTGGCATAAAGAAACAATGACTTTGGTTTAATAAGAATGaagaaaatttttttaaaaaaatacactgtCTGTGTAGCAATGGCTGGATTGTATCACAAGGCTATTTAGCCCTAACCAGCCCTAACCATGCAGCTGgaatggtgcaaaaaaaaaagcccatttgcCCTGTTTTTATACCCAAAATCCTTTCTCAGATTCCCACTGTACTTAGATGCCGACATTTGCTCCACAGACTGGGCTGCCATCTAGGGGGGGCATTTAACAGAATTACAGAGTTCAATTCCCATTAATAGATTCCGTAATTAAGGATAAACCATGGAAATTAGATATGTCCTTCCttaattgtaataaataataatataggtTCAGATTTGTAAATTGAGTTTATTTATCATCTACTTTATTTCCTctttactgctggttctgactatatATACCATTAATACCACTGATACAATGGTGCAGTAGTCAGCTACCCTCTGAACAAAACTagatttcccacaatgcattgcacactTCTGTCCTTTCTTTACAGTTTTGTTAATCACAGAACTTGCAAGGAACTGTGGGAACTTAAGTCTTGGCTGCTGGAGAGCTGACATTGATTGCtgtaggtcaggggtccccaacctttcttactcgtgagccacagtcaaatgtaaaaagacttggagagcaacacaagcaccataaaagttcatggaggagccaaataagggctgtgattggctattaggggcctctatgcaccctatcagcttacagggggctttatttggtaggaaatcttgtttttattcaaccaaaacttgcccccaagtcaggaattcaaaaataactccctggtttgggggcactgagagcaacatccaaggggttggggagcaacatgttgcaccggagccattggttggggatcactgctgtaggtaGTCAGAACCAACTACAAAATCTATCACATTcactgacatttttatttattgtacacTGCAAAGCTGCTGAGAACTACATTGTATTtgtctacttcccctttaaaagagaaggaaagtctaaaccactgggggtgccaaatgttaggcagcccaTCAGTGATtgaaatcacttacctgatacccgtGCTAGAAAACAGCATTAACCCGGTGTGTCAGGAAGCTATTGTATTGTCTACCTGCTTCTTCATCACTGTCCAACCTGGAGGCAGATAGGGAGTTGCATGTTGCATATTTGTGCTTTATGTGAACATAGGACTTTGCATGCTGCACTCCTTGGTTTAGATAAAGCACAAAAGGTTGAAGACATTAAAGCCAATAAACTGCCCAATTCTGCAGATGATGTGGAATGGACTAACACTTGCTGCAGCTGGGCTACTAGAAGGCGTCAATTCTACTGAGTGGACCTGCTCCAAAATGTTCACAGAGGTAATAGAACTACCAAATCCAAAATAAAAAGTCTGTTTGATGATTGTATTAATACTGGGGGGGTGTCAAGCCAAAGTAACTACTACAGAGACTATATCAGAGTATACGTGCCAGCTGCCCTGGTATTCCTGTGGCAGTCAGtgatgtactacaggtataggaaccgttatccagaatgctcgggacctagggtattctggataaggggtttttccgtaatttggatctccataccttaagtctactaaaagatcaattaaacattaaataaacccaataggattgttctgcccccaataaggggtaattatatcttagttgggatcaagtacaggtactgttttattattacagagaaaagggaatcatttaaccattaaataaacccaatagggctgttctgcccccaataaggggtaattatatcttagttgggatcaagtacaggtactgttttattattacagagaaaagggaatcatttaaccattaaataaacccaataggactgttctgcccccaataaggggtaattatatcttagttgggatcaagtacaggtactgttttattattacagagaaaagggaatcatttaaccattaaataaacccaataggactgttctgcccccaataaggggtaattatatcttagttgggatcaagtacaggtactgttttattattacagagaaaagggaatcatttaaccattaaataaacccaatagggctgttctgccccaataaggggtaattatatcttagttgggatcaagtacaggtactgttttattattacagagaaaagggaatcatttaaccattaaataaacccaataggactgttctgcccccaataaggggtaattatatcttagttgggatcaagtacattgtactgttttattattacagagaaaagggaatcatttaaccattaaataaacccaatagggctgttctgcccccaataaggggtaattatatcttagttgggatcaagtacaggtactgttttattattacagagaaaagggaatcatttaaccattaaataaacccaatagggctgttctgcccccaataaggggtaattatatcttagttgggatcaattacaaggtactgttttattactacagagaaaaaggaaatcagttttaaaattctgaattatttgattaaaatggagtctatggaagacgggctttccgtaattctgagctttctggataacgggtttctggataaaggatcccatacctgtatttgaagaTTCATTGGTGTCAATGGATCTGAGAAGTGCATTCATGAGAGGTAGAATGGTTAATGATGCTGCCATAGGTTTCTGTGATGGAAGGACTTCCTTGTTCCAAATCCCAGTGGGCAGGGGGCGAAGAACAAGGGGTCTTCAAACACACCAGCCTTCCCTAGATAAATCAAATGCATCTCATTAAGAGTTTCATAAATGTAGGTTCTAACTGCGACATCAATGTGGCTTTTAGGAGCTACTGTAGGCAACAGTCCGGCATGTATATAAATAGGGTGAGTAGGTTTCACTAGTATCAGTGGGTGGGATGTGCACCCAGCGCTTCGCTGTAGGGAAGggatatatagttttatatacagtttattgttaATTGTATGAGGGTATGTCTGAATACACTGAGTATTTGTTAGAATTCAGTAGCACTATTTCTTATCAATAAACTTGTAACAAACCTGAAAGTAAGAAATGTCCCTTTTTATTAAATGCTAACTTGCACGGTTTAGGACTAAAAATGACTTTATAAATAACCCACCTTATCTGAATGGCCTCTATTAGCTAATAGTGGTATGGCCCTCTGGTGTATTCCAATAAAAAACTGAGGGGGATTATCCTACAGGAGATTATCCTGCGAGAATCCCTGATTGGCCAGTCCAACTAAATAGAAACAGAGAGATAGTGGCATTTATTAATTAACAAAGGCcgtaaaataatttgtaaaacaaaagtttccctgtttgccctgtaaAGCTCAAGAAATGactaaaaccatagatttttcatgattaaaacacgAGGTAAaagaatgttcagcacaagccctatcaTTGTGCTCACAGTGAACAAggggatatactgcccctttaatcaattcacacaggcccagatttgtggaaaggctacaaaggcccgggcctagggcgccacaaattggggggcggggGCGACGGACAGGGGGTAGCCTCGGGGCATCCGGcctacaaatccggccctgaattaTCTGTGTGGGCTCTTTACTAGCAGGGATTACTAACCAGCAATTTGGGCATAAACCACTGCAGAACATtatcaatatttaaaaaggaaaccaTCACAAGCATGGCGTTATAGACCAGTAAGCCCTATACTACTAGCAGGCACGCTAGGACTTCATAAGTCACACCTATCAATAAAATGGTTTAAAAAAGTGTAGAACATGAAGGTCCAATCTATTTATCATAGACCTCTACATGGACCGTTCCTATAGGAATCTGTAGAGCAAGGTAAGAATCACTATCTCCGTGAGATTATCATGACACTCATACTGCCAGCTAGTGGTTAAAGCTCGAATTACAATTGGACAatggtgtttttgttttgttgttttttttttaatgaaaaactggAATAAATAACGTTTATGGAGGATCACAGCGCATTTATGTTGTTCATGTAacatataatattatacataaataatgtTCTACAGGATTCCACACAGAGaattttccttctgtgcatgCAAATTGAAGtcaaactgctatctggttgccagggctttacttaccctaacaaccaggctgTTAATGACAGAGTGGAACAGAGACTCAATAAAAACACGTACCTAGGGCTTTTCAAGGGTGTTCAGATTGATTCTGCCTTATGTTTTCCCCAAATTACAAGGCAGTCAATCTGACCAATGAGTTGTGAGATTTCATAGTTTTGGAGAAAGGGCAAATCTGCTAAAGAAATGAGaaccaccatcagaaatcatagGGCCCCCATTTCAATTTTTTTGCCAGTAGAATTGCCAcctttttctagaaaaaaataccggc
Coding sequences within it:
- the c6h9orf152 gene encoding uncharacterized protein C9orf152 homolog isoform X2, with protein sequence MYLTSIFSNKEPADGTRKPSKMDISRLEEQYHCIKQKQKQQTHIIVFKAGKSELISGEPILNTVPVNEVIRKQKSFEEQMPVKDVMLEVLDKSYLKESDGSWHTHLNIHRMVQLDCQFGIQNGSGDKVKEMNFENKRPVFNRMVSCDTLCSNQKERRSLERNGRSSSVDSPHGSSYKCSLQHAIPASWASLKLSSPTDKLTYYPFPQKKNPRISETARKLGLYVTH
- the c6h9orf152 gene encoding uncharacterized protein C9orf152 homolog isoform X1, which codes for MVPSDLSESPESSHPEMAGCCGCWEKFSLWEQLVKAYKYMTEILSLTHTFKEPADGTRKPSKMDISRLEEQYHCIKQKQKQQTHIIVFKAGKSELISGEPILNTVPVNEVIRKQKSFEEQMPVKDVMLEVLDKSYLKESDGSWHTHLNIHRMVQLDCQFGIQNGSGDKVKEMNFENKRPVFNRMVSCDTLCSNQKERRSLERNGRSSSVDSPHGSSYKCSLQHAIPASWASLKLSSPTDKLTYYPFPQKKNPRISETARKLGLYVTH